Proteins found in one bacterium genomic segment:
- a CDS encoding thioredoxin-disulfide reductase encodes RSETNIPGIFAAGDVTEVPAKQIIVAAGEGAKAALSAFRYLAQHK; translated from the coding sequence TCGTAGCGAGACCAATATCCCGGGCATTTTCGCTGCCGGTGATGTTACTGAAGTGCCTGCAAAACAGATTATAGTAGCAGCAGGAGAAGGGGCTAAAGCGGCACTGAGTGCTTTCAGATACTTAGCCCAACACAAATAA